A genome region from Arthrobacter agilis includes the following:
- a CDS encoding aminotransferase class V-fold PLP-dependent enzyme, with the protein MNSSTEHDDAAAFTAYQESFAEAHGYLNFASYGPPSRTVRERVAHLLEIAGDGGADASETLHGEDLRAREAFAQLSGFPLENVGLTGSTSLGLFQVAFGLTGGSVLVSAGEFPANTYPWLRTSTAGRVRADLVGAPGTLLTPDVVARGLTDDTVAVSVSAVDFRTGYRADLPGIREAIGPDRLLVVDGIQAFGVADLEWTQADVLIAGAQKWVRAGWGVAAIAASPRAIERIDPLLTGWTGVTDSRRYDGEEHPPLPGAERFSISNLSPYATGAFAEALTLIESVGVPAIEGIVATHAQGLIEQLDAAGIQVLSPRERADSAGIVVAGIPGRAAEAHAALAEAAISTTLHGEDRIRFSVHATTRSEVFGEAATVLAPFA; encoded by the coding sequence ATGAACAGTTCCACGGAGCACGATGACGCCGCGGCCTTCACGGCCTATCAGGAATCCTTCGCCGAAGCACACGGCTACCTGAACTTCGCGAGCTACGGCCCGCCGTCGCGGACGGTCCGGGAGCGCGTGGCCCACCTTCTGGAGATCGCCGGTGACGGCGGTGCTGACGCGAGCGAGACCCTGCACGGCGAGGACCTCCGCGCCCGGGAAGCCTTCGCGCAGCTCAGCGGGTTCCCCCTGGAGAACGTCGGCCTGACCGGCAGCACCTCGCTCGGCCTGTTCCAGGTGGCCTTCGGCCTGACCGGCGGGTCGGTGCTCGTCAGCGCCGGGGAGTTCCCGGCCAACACCTACCCCTGGCTGCGCACGAGCACCGCGGGGCGGGTACGCGCCGACCTGGTCGGCGCACCCGGGACCCTCCTGACGCCCGACGTCGTCGCCCGCGGACTGACGGACGACACCGTCGCCGTGAGCGTCAGCGCCGTCGACTTCCGCACCGGCTACCGCGCGGACCTTCCCGGGATCCGTGAGGCGATCGGGCCCGACCGGCTGCTGGTGGTCGACGGCATCCAGGCTTTCGGGGTCGCGGACCTGGAGTGGACACAGGCCGACGTACTCATCGCGGGCGCGCAGAAGTGGGTCCGCGCGGGCTGGGGTGTCGCGGCCATCGCTGCCTCCCCTCGCGCGATCGAGCGGATCGACCCGCTGCTCACCGGGTGGACGGGCGTCACCGATTCCCGCCGGTACGACGGCGAGGAGCATCCGCCGCTGCCCGGAGCGGAGCGCTTCTCCATCTCGAATCTCTCGCCCTACGCGACCGGCGCCTTCGCGGAGGCCCTCACCCTGATCGAGTCGGTGGGTGTGCCGGCGATCGAGGGCATCGTCGCCACCCATGCGCAGGGGCTCATCGAGCAGCTCGACGCCGCCGGTATCCAGGTCCTCTCACCGAGGGAGCGTGCGGACAGCGCCGGGATCGTCGTGGCAGGGATCCCCGGACGGGCTGCCGAAGCCCACGCGGCCCTCGCGGAGGCCGCCATCAGCACGACGCTCCACGGGGAGGACCGCATCCGCTTCTCCGTCCACGCGACCACCCGCTCCGAGGTGTTCGGGGAGGCCGCGACGGTGCTGGCGCCGTTCGCCTGA
- a CDS encoding immune inhibitor A domain-containing protein yields MNLTTRTRGLRCAMTLAVTTAVVLAPVSAQATTGTAAGSGTATSSFTSSPSADGAAQKLDDRSDPAAEERRDLNQQGVEKVISGEAKVESRGGSKAVKVAPGQWAQYGLQDSDQILSFLVDFGDKVDPRFPASTPGPTHNAIKEPNRAVDNSTYWSDSFDREHYLDMFFGTQDESLKGVYEEMSSGRYTVDGDVSDWVTVPYTSASYGETESQADMTRFVQDTANAWYDSQIAAGKTAAEIDAYLASFDQWDRYDFDKDGNFDEADGYIDHFQAIHAGEGEEAGAASSAIWSHRWAVGQAGRGTAGPAANPYGGIKIGKSNVWIRDYTTEPENGGLGVFAHEYGHDLGLPDLYDTSGGENGTGFWTLMSSGSWLGHGDGSIGTTPNHMGAWEKLQLGWLDYDVATAGVKSTHKIGPSFHATKAPQAVVVNLPKDAAGKKPLLHRREPRVRGL; encoded by the coding sequence TTGAATCTCACCACCCGTACCCGGGGGCTGCGGTGCGCGATGACGCTCGCCGTGACCACCGCCGTCGTGCTCGCTCCCGTGAGCGCGCAGGCGACCACCGGCACCGCGGCGGGCTCAGGCACCGCCACGTCGTCGTTCACGTCCTCACCCAGCGCCGACGGCGCCGCACAGAAGCTCGACGACCGCTCCGACCCCGCGGCCGAAGAGCGCCGCGACCTCAACCAGCAGGGCGTGGAGAAGGTCATCTCCGGCGAGGCGAAGGTCGAGAGCCGCGGCGGCTCGAAGGCCGTCAAGGTCGCTCCCGGCCAGTGGGCGCAGTACGGCCTGCAGGACAGCGACCAGATCCTGTCCTTCCTCGTCGACTTCGGCGACAAGGTCGATCCCCGCTTCCCCGCCTCCACGCCGGGCCCCACGCACAACGCCATCAAGGAGCCGAACCGCGCGGTGGACAACTCCACCTACTGGTCCGACAGCTTCGACCGCGAGCACTACCTCGACATGTTCTTCGGCACGCAGGACGAATCGCTGAAGGGTGTCTACGAGGAGATGTCCAGCGGCCGCTACACGGTCGACGGCGACGTCAGCGACTGGGTGACCGTCCCCTACACCTCGGCCAGCTACGGCGAGACCGAGAGCCAGGCGGATATGACCCGCTTCGTGCAGGACACCGCGAACGCCTGGTACGACTCGCAGATCGCCGCCGGCAAGACCGCCGCGGAGATCGACGCGTACCTCGCGAGCTTCGACCAGTGGGATCGCTACGACTTCGACAAGGACGGCAACTTCGACGAGGCCGACGGCTACATCGATCACTTCCAGGCCATCCACGCCGGTGAGGGCGAGGAGGCCGGTGCGGCGTCGTCGGCCATCTGGTCGCACCGTTGGGCCGTCGGCCAGGCGGGACGCGGCACCGCCGGCCCCGCTGCCAACCCGTACGGCGGCATCAAGATCGGCAAGTCCAACGTCTGGATCCGCGACTACACCACGGAGCCCGAGAACGGCGGCCTCGGCGTCTTCGCGCACGAATACGGTCACGACCTCGGCCTGCCCGACCTGTACGACACGAGCGGCGGCGAGAACGGCACCGGCTTCTGGACCCTCATGAGCTCCGGTTCATGGCTCGGCCACGGCGACGGCTCCATCGGCACGACCCCCAACCACATGGGCGCCTGGGAGAAGCTGCAGCTCGGCTGGCTCGACTACGACGTCGCCACGGCGGGCGTGAAGTCGACCCACAAGATCGGCCCCTCGTTCCACGCCACGAAGGCCCCGCAGGCCGTCGTCGTGAACCTGCCGAAGGACGCCGCCGGCAAGAAACCGCTTCTACATCGCCGAGAACCGCGTGTACGCGGGCTATGA
- a CDS encoding immune inhibitor A domain-containing protein — protein MYAGYDATLATGPYNFGWGISSPDTVEHYKYQDGLSITYWNTAQANNNTRQHPGAGLALPVDAHPKALTWSDGTVLRNRMQSFDATFGKEATDALSLHRETPAGMTTAIVPSRPGVAVFDDTNPNAYYDAANPQGSVVVAGSGTKIEVVQSNSTGMLTLQVR, from the coding sequence GTGTACGCGGGCTATGACGCCACCCTCGCCACCGGCCCGTACAACTTCGGCTGGGGCATCAGCTCCCCCGATACGGTGGAGCACTACAAGTACCAGGACGGGCTGAGCATCACGTACTGGAACACCGCGCAGGCCAACAACAACACGCGCCAGCACCCGGGTGCCGGCCTGGCCCTGCCCGTGGACGCGCACCCGAAGGCCCTCACCTGGTCGGACGGCACCGTGCTCCGCAACCGCATGCAGAGCTTCGACGCCACCTTCGGCAAGGAGGCGACCGACGCGCTGAGCCTGCACCGTGAGACGCCGGCAGGCATGACGACGGCCATCGTGCCGTCGCGGCCGGGCGTCGCCGTCTTCGACGACACCAACCCCAACGCCTACTACGACGCCGCGAACCCGCAGGGCTCCGTCGTCGTCGCCGGGAGCGGGACGAAGATCGAAGTGGTGCAGTCCAACTCGACGGGCATGCTGACCCTGCAGGTCCGCTAG
- a CDS encoding GtrA family protein produces MSGALQRLGSFTIVGTIAFIVDISVYNVLASGFGIGPITSKIASVILATGVSWLGSHYVTFRQFAGRPKREEAVLFGLTNLVGLGIAATCLFVSHYVLGLTSPLANNISGNVVGVLLGNVFRYVAYRFFVFRPVLEHA; encoded by the coding sequence ATGAGCGGAGCGCTACAGCGCCTCGGCTCCTTCACGATCGTGGGGACGATCGCATTCATCGTCGACATCTCGGTCTACAACGTCCTCGCCTCGGGGTTCGGCATCGGACCGATCACGTCGAAGATCGCCTCCGTGATCCTGGCCACCGGGGTCTCCTGGCTGGGCAGCCACTACGTCACCTTCCGCCAGTTCGCCGGCCGCCCCAAGCGCGAGGAGGCCGTCCTGTTCGGCCTGACGAATCTCGTGGGCCTCGGCATCGCCGCGACCTGCCTCTTCGTCTCCCACTACGTCCTCGGCCTCACGAGCCCCCTGGCCAACAACATCTCCGGGAACGTCGTCGGCGTCCTGCTCGGCAACGTGTTCCGCTACGTCGCCTACCGCTTCTTCGTCTTCCGCCCGGTCCTCGAACACGCCTGA
- a CDS encoding zinc-binding dehydrogenase: MNETMLAGRLNVSTGSFDVREVPVPVPGPGFVRVKVQAAGVCLSDVHLIEGLLKPMHLRGDEVTLGHEVSGSVDLPGDGVEGWTPGDRVVLQAGYEYKGVTLTMGVDYDGGWAEYVVVPAGVLVRLSEHFSYEQAAIIPDAVSTPWASIVSTGQVRAAEAVGVWGVGGLGAHGVQLLRLVGAAPIIAVDPLPEARERALAFGADVALDPRADDFAAALAAATSGRGLDVAFDFAGVDAVRAQALAGLGLRGRLVLVGLSGNPITVSDSTAFSYTRKQVRGHYGSEAHHVPELVALTELGRLDFARSISDTLPLRDAAAAVERLERKEGNPIRLVLVP; encoded by the coding sequence ATGAACGAGACCATGCTCGCCGGACGGCTCAATGTCAGCACCGGATCCTTCGACGTCAGGGAGGTGCCCGTCCCCGTGCCCGGCCCGGGCTTCGTCCGCGTGAAGGTCCAGGCCGCCGGGGTCTGCCTCTCCGATGTCCACCTGATCGAGGGGCTGCTGAAGCCGATGCACCTCCGCGGGGACGAGGTCACCCTGGGCCACGAGGTCTCCGGCAGCGTCGACCTGCCGGGCGACGGCGTCGAGGGCTGGACGCCCGGCGACCGCGTGGTCCTGCAGGCGGGCTACGAGTACAAGGGCGTCACCCTCACCATGGGGGTCGACTACGACGGCGGCTGGGCCGAGTACGTCGTGGTGCCCGCCGGCGTGCTGGTCCGGCTGAGCGAGCACTTCTCCTACGAGCAGGCCGCCATCATCCCCGACGCCGTCTCCACCCCGTGGGCCTCCATCGTGTCCACGGGGCAGGTCCGGGCCGCCGAAGCGGTCGGCGTGTGGGGCGTCGGCGGGCTCGGCGCGCACGGCGTGCAACTGCTGCGCCTGGTGGGCGCGGCGCCGATCATCGCCGTCGACCCCCTGCCCGAGGCCCGCGAGAGGGCCCTCGCCTTCGGGGCCGACGTGGCTCTCGACCCGCGGGCGGACGACTTCGCGGCCGCCCTGGCCGCTGCGACCTCCGGGCGCGGGCTCGACGTCGCGTTCGACTTCGCGGGCGTCGACGCGGTACGCGCGCAGGCCCTCGCCGGTCTTGGACTCCGGGGCCGGCTCGTACTGGTGGGACTGAGCGGCAATCCCATCACCGTCTCGGACAGCACGGCCTTCTCGTACACCCGCAAGCAGGTCCGCGGGCACTACGGGTCCGAGGCCCACCACGTGCCGGAGCTCGTGGCCCTGACGGAGCTCGGGCGGCTCGATTTCGCGCGCTCGATCAGCGATACGCTGCCGCTGCGCGATGCCGCGGCCGCCGTCGAGCGGCTCGAGCGCAAGGAGGGCAACCCGATCCGGCTGGTGCTGGTGCCCTGA
- a CDS encoding flavin reductase family protein: MTAPADHAFPTADLFKDAFRAHPAGIAVITAQGADGPVGLTASSVSSVSAEPPVLAFSVSTASSSAAALVAADTLVVHLLGADQLGIAQLFAARGADRFGGAVAWRRLSSGEPLLVDAPWALRCRILHRLPVGGSMILAAEVLSIEQSGHDGATPLVYHNRAYHRLDDRSMLD; this comes from the coding sequence ATGACTGCCCCCGCGGACCACGCCTTCCCCACCGCCGACCTCTTCAAGGACGCCTTCCGCGCACACCCGGCAGGGATCGCCGTCATCACCGCCCAGGGAGCGGACGGCCCGGTCGGCCTCACGGCGTCGTCGGTCTCCTCGGTCTCGGCCGAGCCGCCGGTCCTCGCGTTCTCCGTCTCCACGGCGTCCTCGTCGGCCGCGGCCCTCGTCGCCGCGGACACCCTCGTGGTCCACCTGCTGGGCGCCGATCAGCTCGGCATCGCCCAGCTGTTCGCGGCCCGCGGGGCCGACCGTTTCGGCGGAGCCGTCGCCTGGCGCCGGCTGTCCTCGGGCGAGCCGCTGCTGGTCGACGCGCCATGGGCCCTGCGCTGCCGCATCCTGCACCGGCTACCGGTCGGCGGGTCGATGATCCTCGCCGCGGAAGTCCTGTCCATCGAGCAGAGCGGGCACGACGGCGCCACGCCGCTCGTCTACCACAACCGCGCCTACCACCGGCTGGACGATCGGTCGATGCTGGACTGA
- the soxR gene encoding redox-sensitive transcriptional activator SoxR, with protein MRTVPPDQDLSVGQLAARSGMSVSALHFYERQGLIHSRRTSGNQRRYDRAILRRVAVIRAAQRAGIPLATVAKAFAELPKDGVPDQEDWQRLSAAWQQEIEQRIAQLEHLRDRLGGCIGCGCLSLATCGFVNPDDAAGRRGIPSTLLDP; from the coding sequence ATGCGCACCGTGCCCCCTGACCAGGATCTGTCCGTGGGACAGCTGGCCGCGCGCAGCGGCATGAGCGTCTCCGCCCTGCACTTCTACGAACGCCAGGGCCTCATCCACAGCCGTCGCACCAGCGGCAACCAACGCCGGTACGACCGCGCGATCCTCCGCCGCGTCGCGGTCATCCGCGCTGCGCAGCGGGCCGGCATCCCCCTCGCCACGGTCGCGAAGGCCTTCGCCGAGCTGCCGAAGGACGGCGTCCCGGACCAGGAGGACTGGCAGCGGCTGTCCGCCGCGTGGCAGCAGGAGATCGAGCAGCGCATCGCCCAGCTGGAACACCTCCGGGACCGGCTGGGCGGCTGCATCGGCTGCGGCTGCCTCTCGCTGGCGACGTGCGGCTTCGTCAACCCGGACGACGCGGCCGGCCGGCGGGGCATCCCGTCCACCCTCCTCGACCCCTGA
- a CDS encoding alpha/beta fold hydrolase, which produces MAQLPAPQQVTRIATRLGALHVRTIGDGRTTVLWPSMFVDGTTWDPLVAHLGTGRRYVLVDGPGLGLSDPLTQSTDIAGAADAARDLLAGLGVTEPVDWVGNAFGDHVGYKLAAEPGVLRSLVAISAPAEPIPAALRAKINVLLPLLRLAGPGGPVRGAVIGAMLTDASARDEDIRRIVVESLERPTRRSLTTAIRSFILDRRDVSAELGAIDVPCLYVASDDRGDWTPEAAARAAARTPRATAVTVPRARTLIPLEQPERVAEQLLGFWADLDDAHRAP; this is translated from the coding sequence ATGGCACAGCTCCCGGCACCCCAGCAGGTCACGCGGATCGCGACGCGCCTCGGCGCGCTGCACGTCCGCACCATCGGCGACGGACGCACCACGGTGCTGTGGCCGTCCATGTTCGTGGACGGCACCACCTGGGATCCGCTCGTCGCCCACCTCGGTACCGGCCGGCGGTACGTCCTGGTCGACGGCCCCGGTCTCGGCCTCAGCGACCCGCTCACGCAGTCCACCGACATCGCGGGCGCAGCGGACGCGGCACGGGACCTGCTCGCCGGCCTGGGCGTCACGGAGCCCGTGGACTGGGTGGGCAACGCCTTCGGAGACCATGTCGGCTACAAGCTGGCCGCCGAGCCCGGCGTACTCCGCTCCCTCGTGGCGATCAGCGCGCCGGCCGAACCGATCCCGGCTGCGCTCCGCGCGAAGATCAACGTGCTGCTCCCCCTGCTCCGCCTCGCCGGACCCGGAGGGCCGGTGCGCGGCGCCGTCATCGGGGCGATGCTCACGGACGCATCGGCCCGTGACGAGGACATCCGCCGCATCGTGGTGGAGAGCCTGGAACGGCCCACCCGCCGGAGCCTCACCACCGCGATCCGGTCCTTCATCCTCGACCGCCGCGACGTGTCCGCGGAGCTCGGTGCCATCGATGTCCCGTGCCTCTACGTGGCCTCCGACGACCGCGGCGACTGGACCCCGGAGGCGGCCGCCCGGGCTGCCGCGCGGACACCCCGCGCCACCGCCGTGACCGTTCCCCGGGCGAGGACCCTGATCCCGCTCGAGCAGCCCGAACGCGTCGCAGAGCAGCTCCTCGGTTTCTGGGCGGACCTGGACGATGCGCACCGTGCCCCCTGA
- a CDS encoding TetR/AcrR family transcriptional regulator: protein MNKRPYRMTARADEALRTGDRIIDAMLQRYGALPYDRIRLEDVAADAQVTAQTVLRRFGSKAGLTVAMAERELGRIAAARGSVAGAGCAATMASLAEHYEKYGALILKMYSEVRVVPGLAELAVRGREYHVRWCADAFDLASAGDGPTRERRLAQVVAVCDARTWAILRLESKLSAAQTGLALHEMLAPLVTDG from the coding sequence ATGAACAAGCGTCCGTACAGGATGACGGCACGTGCGGACGAGGCCCTGCGGACCGGGGACAGGATCATCGACGCGATGCTCCAGCGGTACGGAGCCCTGCCGTACGACCGGATCCGCCTCGAGGACGTCGCCGCCGACGCGCAAGTCACGGCGCAGACCGTCCTCCGTCGCTTCGGCAGCAAGGCCGGGCTGACCGTGGCCATGGCGGAACGCGAGCTGGGCCGCATCGCGGCGGCACGCGGGTCGGTCGCCGGTGCCGGCTGCGCCGCGACCATGGCGAGCCTCGCCGAGCACTACGAGAAGTACGGCGCCCTGATCCTGAAGATGTACTCAGAGGTCCGCGTGGTGCCGGGGCTCGCCGAGCTCGCCGTGCGCGGGCGGGAGTACCACGTCCGCTGGTGCGCCGACGCCTTCGACCTCGCGTCCGCCGGAGACGGCCCCACCCGGGAGCGCCGCCTGGCGCAGGTCGTCGCCGTCTGCGACGCCCGCACCTGGGCCATCCTGCGCCTCGAGTCGAAACTGTCCGCGGCGCAGACCGGGCTCGCCCTGCACGAGATGCTGGCGCCGCTCGTCACCGACGGCTGA
- a CDS encoding SDR family oxidoreductase, whose translation MTIAITGATGQLGRLVIEQLLARGVDPSTIVAGGRNEDVLARLAGQGVRTARVDYADASTLDAAFAGADRVLLISGSEAGRRTVQHKAVIDAARKVGASLVYTSAPKATTTSLVLAPEHKATEGLLEGLGLTYTVLRNNWYTENYDDAIRQAATTGSVLTGAGTGRIASAPRRDYAEAAAVVLLSDGYTGEILELGGDEPWTFDELAATVSEVTGTPVTVNAVSVDEHVAALTAAGLDDASARFVAALDANIAEGALAGGDTTLSSIIGRPTTPLKQYVGELLGR comes from the coding sequence ATGACCATCGCCATCACCGGAGCCACCGGCCAGCTCGGCCGCCTCGTCATCGAACAATTGCTCGCGCGCGGCGTGGACCCATCGACCATCGTGGCGGGCGGCCGCAACGAGGACGTGCTCGCCCGGCTCGCCGGGCAGGGGGTCCGCACGGCGCGGGTGGACTACGCCGACGCGTCCACGCTCGACGCCGCCTTCGCAGGGGCGGACCGGGTCCTGCTCATCTCGGGCAGCGAGGCGGGCCGGCGGACCGTGCAGCACAAGGCCGTGATCGACGCGGCCCGGAAGGTCGGCGCGTCCCTGGTCTACACGAGTGCGCCGAAGGCCACGACGACGTCGCTCGTCCTCGCGCCCGAGCACAAGGCCACCGAGGGGCTGCTCGAGGGATTAGGCCTCACCTACACGGTGCTGCGCAACAACTGGTACACCGAGAACTACGACGACGCGATCCGCCAGGCCGCCACCACGGGCAGTGTCCTGACGGGCGCGGGCACCGGGAGGATCGCGAGCGCACCGCGGCGGGACTACGCCGAGGCCGCAGCCGTCGTCCTGCTGTCCGACGGGTACACCGGCGAGATCCTCGAACTCGGCGGCGACGAGCCCTGGACCTTCGACGAACTGGCCGCCACGGTCTCCGAGGTCACCGGGACGCCCGTCACCGTCAACGCGGTCTCCGTCGACGAACATGTCGCAGCGCTCACGGCCGCGGGGCTCGACGACGCGTCGGCGCGCTTCGTCGCCGCCCTGGACGCGAACATCGCCGAGGGGGCCCTCGCAGGGGGCGACACCACCCTGTCGAGCATCATCGGCCGCCCGACGACGCCACTGAAGCAGTACGTCGGCGAGCTGCTCGGCCGGTAG
- a CDS encoding Gfo/Idh/MocA family protein, with product MHQTPSSPQRPLKVGVVGIGWAGRQHLEAYAASADVEIIGLAGMEPDLLAELRDEYGIPHAVERWEDLIALDGLDAVSVAVPTFLHAPITVAALERGLHVLSEKPIARNGDEGQRMVDAARRAGRVLEVAFNHRRRGDITALKRVIDDGGLGRPYYAKASWLRRSGIPSLGSWFTNREMAGGGPLADIGVHVIDYALHLLGEPKVLSVSASTYSELGPQGRGGGGGGYSAQAMGSAFEVEDFATAFIRLEGGATLLVEAGWAAYRDADDLLDFRVYGTDGGAELTRVGGPDDAVESLRVFSEEGDHDPEVGPSLGHQGVVDDFLAAIRAGQSAWGGHDGSLALSRARVIDACYVSAAQQREVQL from the coding sequence GTGCACCAGACCCCGTCCAGTCCGCAGCGCCCGCTGAAGGTGGGGGTGGTGGGGATCGGCTGGGCCGGCCGCCAGCACCTCGAGGCGTACGCCGCCAGCGCCGACGTCGAGATCATCGGGCTGGCCGGCATGGAGCCGGACCTCCTCGCCGAACTCCGTGACGAGTACGGCATCCCGCACGCCGTCGAGCGCTGGGAGGACCTGATCGCCCTCGACGGGCTGGACGCCGTCAGCGTCGCCGTCCCCACCTTCCTGCACGCACCCATCACGGTCGCTGCCCTGGAGCGCGGCCTCCACGTGCTCAGCGAGAAGCCCATCGCCCGGAACGGCGACGAGGGCCAGCGCATGGTCGACGCCGCCCGCCGTGCCGGGCGTGTCCTCGAGGTCGCCTTCAACCACCGCCGCCGGGGAGACATCACGGCCCTCAAGCGCGTGATCGACGACGGCGGGCTCGGCCGTCCCTACTACGCCAAGGCCTCCTGGCTGCGCCGCTCCGGCATCCCCTCCCTGGGCAGCTGGTTCACGAACCGGGAGATGGCCGGTGGAGGTCCGCTCGCGGACATCGGCGTGCACGTGATCGACTACGCGCTGCACCTCCTCGGCGAGCCTAAGGTCCTCTCCGTCTCGGCGTCGACCTACTCCGAGCTGGGACCGCAGGGCCGCGGCGGTGGCGGCGGCGGGTACAGCGCGCAGGCCATGGGCTCCGCGTTCGAGGTGGAGGACTTCGCGACGGCGTTCATCCGCCTCGAAGGGGGAGCCACACTGCTGGTCGAGGCGGGCTGGGCAGCCTACCGCGACGCGGACGACCTCCTGGACTTCCGCGTCTACGGGACGGACGGCGGGGCGGAGCTGACCCGGGTCGGCGGACCCGACGACGCCGTGGAGTCCCTGCGCGTCTTCAGCGAGGAGGGAGACCACGACCCGGAGGTCGGCCCGTCGCTCGGCCACCAGGGCGTCGTCGACGACTTCCTCGCCGCCATCCGCGCCGGACAGTCCGCCTGGGGTGGGCACGACGGTTCGCTCGCGCTCAGCCGTGCCCGCGTCATCGACGCCTGCTACGTCTCGGCAGCCCAGCAGCGGGAGGTGCAGCTCTGA
- a CDS encoding ThuA domain-containing protein — translation MTTATSTTTFDGKPTIVVWNEGVHEARNEPATIGEMYPRGIHGAIAEFLAGYFPGSDITTATLADPEHGLTEERLAGTDVLLWWGHIAHGEVADDVVERVHRHVLGGMGLVVLHSGHFSKILTRLLGTTCSLKWRNDGERELVWTVKPSHPIAAGTESPILIPEQEMYGELFDIPEPDDLIFISSFEGGEVFRSGVTFSRGKGRIFYFSPGDQEYPVYHHPQVQRVLANATDWVAQPSAERARRAAPGVENPARDWFLG, via the coding sequence ATGACGACCGCAACGAGCACCACGACCTTCGACGGCAAACCCACCATCGTCGTGTGGAACGAGGGCGTCCACGAGGCCCGCAACGAACCGGCCACGATCGGTGAGATGTACCCGCGGGGCATCCACGGGGCCATCGCGGAGTTCCTCGCCGGCTACTTCCCCGGATCGGACATCACCACGGCCACCCTCGCCGATCCGGAGCACGGGCTCACCGAGGAGCGCCTCGCGGGGACGGACGTGCTGCTGTGGTGGGGGCACATCGCGCACGGCGAGGTGGCCGACGACGTCGTGGAGCGGGTGCACCGCCACGTCCTCGGCGGCATGGGCCTCGTGGTGCTGCACTCGGGCCACTTCTCGAAGATCCTCACGCGCCTCCTCGGGACCACGTGCTCGCTGAAGTGGAGGAACGACGGCGAACGCGAGCTGGTCTGGACGGTCAAGCCGTCGCACCCGATCGCCGCGGGCACCGAGAGCCCGATCCTCATCCCCGAGCAGGAGATGTACGGGGAGCTGTTCGACATCCCCGAACCCGACGACCTGATCTTCATCAGCTCCTTCGAGGGCGGCGAGGTGTTCCGCTCCGGTGTCACGTTCTCGCGCGGCAAGGGCCGGATCTTCTACTTCAGCCCCGGCGACCAGGAGTACCCGGTCTACCACCACCCGCAGGTCCAGCGCGTCCTCGCGAATGCCACCGACTGGGTGGCGCAGCCCAGCGCCGAGCGGGCGCGCCGTGCAGCGCCGGGCGTGGAGAACCCGGCCCGGGACTGGTTCCTGGGCTGA